The genomic region CGAGTAATCCCGGGTTTTCGGCATTATACAAACACCGGGTATGTTTTACACCGGCCGTACGATTCCGTTCGGAACACGAGTGAACGCGCCCAATCAGGACCCGTTGGGAGGCTGACGGGAGGGGCCGTGAACAGACCGTCAGATTCCGGGAAACTAAACTGGCATTCTTTTTATGATTAGGCGGGGTGTGCGTGGGTAGCCACCGAACCGCACACTCGAAACCGCAAGACAACCATGAGGAACAGACTCATACAACCTCCATTGTAACTCGGCAAGAAGATATAAGTATTCGAGGATATACCTGCCGAGATATGGATAGGAGTATCACGCGGCGAGGGATACTGACTGGTGCCTGTGGTGGCATCACGTCGGCCCTCGCCGGGTGCACGTCCGTCGTACCCGGGATGGGAACGGGAGACGGCGATGGTGCCACAGAGACGGCGACACGACAGTTCGACCAGAGCGAGACGTTCATCGGGATGCTGTACGCGACCAGTGGGCTGGACGACGACTCGTTCAACGACATGGCCAACCGCGGGGTCAAGCTCGCTCGCGTCCGTCACGGCATCGAGTACAAGAACGCGGTGCCGGAGACCGTCGACCAGATCCAGGCGCTGCAGACGGAGTACGCGAAGTCGACGAACCCGCAGTTCGACCTCACCGTCTGCATCGGCTTCCTGCAACAGGAGCCGTTGACGAAGACCGCGAAGGAGTATTCCGACCAGAAGTTCATGCTGGTCGACGCGGTCGTCGACCGGGACAACGTGGCGAACTACGTGTTCAAGGAGCACGAGGGCTCGTTCCAGGTCGGCGTGCTCGCCGGGTCGCTGACGTCGCAGGGGTTCTCGGCGGGGGCCGGCCAGACCCGCGTCGACCGGAAGACGGTCGGTTTCGTCGGCGGTATCGAGTCCGACCTCATCAAGAAGTTCGAGGCCGGGTTCATGGCCGGGGCGAAGTACGCCGACGAGGACGTCGAGGTGCTGCGCGAGTACGTCGGCAGCTTCAGTGACGTCGAAGCCGGTCGGCAGGCGGCCCAGTCGATGTACGACGAGGGCGCGGACATCGTCTACCACGCCGCCGGCGGGACCGGCGTCGGGGTGTTCCAGGCCGCCCAGGAGAACGGTCGGTTCGCCATCGGCGTCGACTCGGACCAGTCCGAGACCGACCCGCGGTACGCGAACGTCATCCTCGCGAGCATGGTCAAGCGGGTCGACACGGCGGTGTTCAACGCCATCGACACCATCGAGAAAGGCGAGTTCGACGGCGGATCGGTCCAGTCACTCGGGCTGGACCGGAACGGTCTCGAGGTGGCGTACGGGAACGTGGTCGGGCCAGAGATACCCGAGCTGGCGAAGCTCCAGGTGGACGACACCCGGTTCAAGATCGTCAACGGGGAGATCGACGTCCCCACGACGCCGGAGGAGGTCTGAGATGGCGGACGACTCTCCCTCCATCGGTGCGCGACTCACGCCGGGGTTCATCC from Haloarchaeobius sp. HME9146 harbors:
- a CDS encoding BMP family protein, which encodes MDRSITRRGILTGACGGITSALAGCTSVVPGMGTGDGDGATETATRQFDQSETFIGMLYATSGLDDDSFNDMANRGVKLARVRHGIEYKNAVPETVDQIQALQTEYAKSTNPQFDLTVCIGFLQQEPLTKTAKEYSDQKFMLVDAVVDRDNVANYVFKEHEGSFQVGVLAGSLTSQGFSAGAGQTRVDRKTVGFVGGIESDLIKKFEAGFMAGAKYADEDVEVLREYVGSFSDVEAGRQAAQSMYDEGADIVYHAAGGTGVGVFQAAQENGRFAIGVDSDQSETDPRYANVILASMVKRVDTAVFNAIDTIEKGEFDGGSVQSLGLDRNGLEVAYGNVVGPEIPELAKLQVDDTRFKIVNGEIDVPTTPEEV